One window from the genome of Natrialba magadii ATCC 43099 encodes:
- a CDS encoding KTSC domain-containing protein, with amino-acid sequence MPDNDAIPIVGDVELSAKEGLIDMMPFVSSNLHSGLYDRAHQDLYIRFHGDRIYIYRFVPEDVWEELKAADSHGSYHYSEIRMSYAYEELSASEWPAHGRAAPQNNETVRRFLD; translated from the coding sequence ATGCCAGATAACGACGCGATCCCGATCGTCGGCGACGTCGAACTATCCGCCAAAGAGGGACTGATCGACATGATGCCGTTCGTCTCGAGTAACCTGCACTCTGGTCTGTACGACCGCGCGCATCAGGACCTGTACATCCGGTTCCACGGGGATCGGATCTACATCTACAGGTTCGTTCCGGAGGACGTCTGGGAGGAACTGAAGGCAGCCGACTCGCACGGATCCTACCACTATTCTGAAATCAGAATGTCATACGCTTACGAAGAATTGAGTGCCAGCGAATGGCCTGCTCACGGGCGGGCAGCGCCACAGAACAACGAGACCGTCCGGAGGTTCTTAGACTAA
- a CDS encoding phage portal protein: protein MALKHYLEQHETYRQRPEKSTASIGGSSVDLEDSQTLQQVEDSILGANVHGVPRGKEAYQARKLGETWAMEIIKNAINDQLSGADLGRETPEDIDPSPAATSLWELLRDVLDGPHLQKDSWNDLVSAVVSDMADIGNGYLEPIGSTDGSIPVAALKPVDALTIRHNVTATGEFDETPFYQAPFRTHAGSIVSGVGDSELTPLDHDDLVVMRYPGSKRSNRIYPRAPGMQVQAALEHLTHSTIHAQRFYNDNELPSGFVQMINAGEQDFTEIEETIKNAAGDPRKVGVIGGDGPANWIEMGGTALNLDIIGEQQWFLQLCLAAFGLTKGEIAMTEDVNYNTADAELSIVHKRVTQGFLETLEDAITTQVFRQFESYQELPDEQRFSLKLTHSDPRQERAREEHLRERYEAGTLPLNAYLQKLGEETGDTTVEIAGVEIDYGEHPKYIIEQLIRDARGSASDDSSEDGGDGDDGVDPIQ, encoded by the coding sequence ATGGCTCTCAAACACTACCTCGAGCAACACGAGACGTATCGCCAGCGCCCGGAGAAGTCAACAGCCTCGATCGGCGGATCGTCGGTCGACCTCGAGGACTCCCAGACCCTCCAGCAAGTTGAAGATTCCATCCTCGGCGCGAACGTCCACGGAGTGCCTCGGGGCAAAGAGGCGTACCAGGCTCGGAAGTTGGGCGAGACGTGGGCGATGGAGATCATCAAGAACGCCATCAACGACCAACTCTCTGGTGCCGACCTGGGCAGAGAGACGCCAGAGGACATTGATCCATCACCGGCTGCGACGTCGCTGTGGGAACTGCTCCGTGATGTTCTCGATGGCCCACACCTCCAGAAAGACTCGTGGAACGACCTCGTCTCGGCGGTCGTCTCCGACATGGCCGATATCGGCAACGGATACCTGGAGCCGATCGGGAGTACCGACGGTTCGATCCCGGTAGCGGCACTGAAGCCCGTCGACGCGCTCACGATTCGGCACAACGTTACGGCGACGGGTGAGTTCGACGAGACGCCGTTCTACCAGGCGCCGTTCCGAACACATGCCGGGAGCATTGTCAGTGGTGTCGGCGACAGTGAGCTCACGCCACTCGATCACGACGACCTCGTCGTCATGCGCTACCCGGGATCGAAGCGGTCGAACCGGATCTATCCTCGAGCGCCCGGGATGCAGGTCCAGGCCGCTCTCGAGCACCTGACTCACTCGACGATTCACGCCCAGCGGTTCTACAACGACAACGAACTCCCGAGCGGCTTCGTCCAGATGATCAACGCCGGTGAACAGGACTTCACCGAGATCGAGGAGACGATCAAGAACGCTGCCGGCGACCCGCGGAAAGTCGGCGTGATCGGCGGCGACGGCCCGGCGAACTGGATCGAGATGGGCGGCACAGCGCTGAACCTCGATATCATCGGGGAGCAGCAGTGGTTCCTGCAGCTGTGCCTCGCCGCGTTCGGGCTGACGAAAGGCGAGATTGCGATGACTGAGGACGTCAACTACAACACCGCGGATGCGGAGCTCTCGATCGTCCACAAGCGCGTCACGCAGGGCTTCCTCGAAACACTCGAGGACGCGATCACGACGCAAGTGTTCCGCCAGTTCGAGAGCTACCAGGAACTGCCCGACGAGCAGCGGTTCTCGCTAAAACTCACCCACTCGGACCCTCGTCAAGAGCGGGCTCGAGAGGAACATCTTCGAGAACGGTACGAGGCGGGGACACTCCCGTTGAACGCGTATCTCCAGAAACTCGGCGAAGAGACTGGTGACACGACTGTCGAGATCGCCGGCGTCGAGATCGACTACGGCGAGCATCCGAAGTACATTATCGAACAATTGATCCGCGACGCTCGAGGCAGCGCCAGCGATGACTCGAGTGAGGACGGCGGTGATGGTGACGACGGTGTAGACCCAATCCAGTAG
- a CDS encoding HK97 family phage prohead protease, whose product MQQTLQKDQYVEKRFRFDPGKGAVKEVEDEEGEDRKQVRMPVSSTAEDRDGDEFSREGLEDMKDQIDSGRVPMFLDHGRGAEGPYYGTLGIVGRWDSAEIETEGGIDVLYATGTPATTEPAEKMVQLLEDDMPVGSSVGFRILEYERDEDESKYRFHGVDLLEISQVGIPSNPVTVNNGGEVGIEARGALGSPAMAGGYQPAHNQIAAGGAQPAIRGRSPAPPAGQGSFGQQYGAAGQPAGIDDLKQHFQRRFDVLEERLQDDVESDAETHSNMTNNSDGGDDPANDADDELREAVSEQTDAVRDLVEGIDSLLEERDTEPDETDESGEPDDGKDAGTDDDTVQLFLGEDADEDVRKEFEALREKANDDGELELADSDTKLFGSEDASSETTDDDSTGVTI is encoded by the coding sequence ATGCAACAGACACTTCAGAAGGACCAGTACGTCGAGAAGCGCTTCCGCTTCGACCCCGGCAAGGGGGCGGTCAAGGAAGTTGAAGACGAGGAGGGCGAGGACCGGAAACAGGTCCGGATGCCGGTCTCGTCGACGGCCGAGGACCGCGACGGTGACGAGTTCTCTCGTGAGGGTCTCGAGGACATGAAGGACCAGATCGACAGCGGTCGGGTTCCGATGTTCCTCGATCATGGTCGCGGTGCCGAGGGGCCGTACTACGGCACGCTCGGGATCGTCGGCCGCTGGGACTCCGCGGAGATTGAGACCGAAGGCGGCATCGACGTTCTCTACGCGACTGGCACGCCGGCGACGACTGAGCCGGCTGAAAAGATGGTCCAGTTGCTCGAGGACGACATGCCGGTCGGTTCCTCGGTCGGCTTCCGCATCCTCGAGTACGAGCGCGATGAGGACGAGAGCAAATACCGCTTCCACGGAGTCGACCTCCTCGAGATCTCCCAGGTGGGGATCCCGAGCAACCCCGTGACGGTCAACAACGGCGGCGAGGTCGGGATCGAAGCCCGCGGAGCGCTGGGCTCTCCGGCGATGGCTGGCGGCTATCAGCCCGCCCACAACCAGATCGCTGCCGGTGGCGCACAGCCTGCAATCCGAGGCCGTTCACCTGCCCCACCAGCGGGGCAAGGCAGCTTCGGTCAGCAGTACGGGGCGGCAGGTCAACCCGCAGGGATTGACGACCTCAAGCAGCACTTCCAGCGCCGATTCGACGTCCTCGAGGAGCGCCTCCAGGACGATGTCGAGTCGGACGCTGAAACTCATTCTAACATGACGAACAACTCAGACGGTGGCGACGATCCCGCCAATGACGCAGACGACGAGCTTCGCGAAGCAGTGTCCGAGCAGACGGACGCTGTCCGTGACCTCGTCGAAGGCATCGACTCGCTCCTCGAGGAGCGCGACACCGAACCCGACGAAACAGACGAGTCGGGCGAGCCGGACGACGGCAAGGACGCCGGCACGGACGACGACACCGTCCAACTCTTCCTCGGCGAGGACGCCGACGAGGATGTCCGCAAGGAGTTCGAGGCGCTTCGCGAGAAGGCCAACGACGACGGCGAACTCGAGCTCGCCGACTCCGATACGAAGCTGTTCGGTTCCGAGGACGCCTCGAGCGAGACGACTGACGACGATTCCACCGGGGTGACGATCTAA
- a CDS encoding LamG-like jellyroll fold domain-containing protein: MTETISGTVELAGNAQDGVTVYLINESTRTIEDRTETDGSGSYTLETERDGNYIIVPSYHESSGDEWHVATPVANALARPRHKGFVGRWPMSEGSGETVADSVNDYDASYAYDEWRSGGIGGHHIRLTGGFDRVNLPETLTDPIIDLMRDQSFSLGAWFNIDDIDFGSASPIFGFREDDEQSIYFRVDNDGDLSFRAADNVGGLASTDGLELEEGEWYHIAVVLDSNTIRMYVDAKEVLAEDYEHDLPDETDGGSLSWGNDADSSTDGYIDDAWISDIPFTHKDIIENYNENKDVHHG, from the coding sequence ATGACAGAGACCATTTCTGGAACGGTCGAACTCGCTGGTAACGCACAGGATGGGGTAACCGTCTATCTCATCAACGAATCGACGCGCACAATCGAGGATCGGACAGAAACTGACGGAAGTGGTAGTTATACGCTCGAAACCGAACGGGATGGGAACTATATTATTGTCCCATCATACCACGAATCGTCCGGCGACGAATGGCATGTCGCGACTCCGGTAGCGAACGCACTCGCCCGGCCCCGGCATAAGGGGTTCGTCGGTCGGTGGCCGATGTCAGAGGGATCAGGTGAGACGGTCGCTGACAGCGTGAATGATTATGATGCGTCATATGCATATGACGAGTGGAGGTCTGGCGGTATCGGCGGCCATCACATCCGCTTAACCGGTGGCTTCGATCGGGTGAATCTCCCCGAAACTCTCACTGACCCTATTATCGATTTGATGCGAGACCAGTCGTTTTCGCTGGGCGCGTGGTTCAATATTGATGACATAGACTTCGGGAGCGCATCTCCAATATTTGGCTTCCGGGAAGATGACGAGCAGAGTATATATTTCCGGGTAGACAACGATGGCGATTTATCCTTCCGGGCAGCCGACAATGTTGGAGGGTTAGCTTCGACGGACGGTTTGGAACTCGAAGAGGGCGAGTGGTATCACATAGCTGTGGTGTTAGACAGTAACACGATCAGGATGTATGTGGACGCCAAAGAAGTCCTTGCCGAGGATTACGAACACGACCTACCAGACGAAACTGATGGCGGGAGTCTATCGTGGGGCAACGATGCAGATTCATCTACAGATGGTTACATAGATGATGCATGGATTTCTGACATCCCGTTCACACACAAGGACATCATAGAAAACTACAATGAGAATAAGGACGTCCACCATGGCTGA
- a CDS encoding HNH endonuclease signature motif containing protein, protein MPMDERQPARDLYWDDRDGSSYRCPGCGRPRDAVDGIEVHHRDHRRHNSDPNNLIGLCRDCHQDGQHDNRRTSSRLDPPRPRGTEPPTPTASEPGF, encoded by the coding sequence ATGCCCATGGACGAACGGCAACCTGCCCGCGATCTCTACTGGGACGACCGCGACGGCAGCTCGTACCGCTGTCCCGGATGTGGTCGCCCTCGAGACGCCGTCGACGGGATCGAAGTACACCACCGCGACCACCGAAGGCACAACAGCGATCCGAACAACCTCATCGGGCTCTGTCGCGATTGCCACCAGGACGGACAGCACGACAACCGCCGTACCTCGAGCCGGCTTGATCCGCCCCGGCCTCGAGGAACCGAACCGCCGACACCAACAGCCAGTGAGCCTGGATTCTGA
- a CDS encoding fibronectin type III domain-containing protein, with the protein MADFDLGPTESPPQTSVDFILDEPDPPSGLVAKPRVHIEISWDTEENAEEYNIYRALSSSTSLDDYEHIDTTSSTSYTDTGTSTGTTYHYRVTAVTSGVESDPSSNESAQTIEIESLSVSSVSDDTIQLSISASDPPDEFNIYRARSSGSSVSDYDIVGTTSSTQFSDGGRTNGREYFYRVSAVDHTGESDLSTEVDATTDLPAPTIGTITAGGREATVGWTINDDNDEGDIEVIDPDRSSVVDGLDPSTEEYTQTDLLDGEPYSYYVRRDTGDAVEESGVSDTVITDLPALEDFSVATVDGRFVTLEATDPSNNSSGYRLLLRKDGEDGFDQDGSDYDPVDEGETVTFETTELLDGQQYDATAETYTDHATARADE; encoded by the coding sequence ATGGCTGATTTCGACCTCGGGCCAACCGAGAGTCCACCTCAGACATCGGTGGACTTTATCCTCGACGAACCTGACCCACCGTCAGGGTTGGTTGCCAAACCCAGAGTCCACATTGAAATCTCTTGGGACACCGAAGAGAACGCCGAGGAGTACAACATCTACCGTGCACTCAGTTCGAGCACGTCACTCGACGACTACGAGCATATCGATACGACGAGTTCAACCAGTTACACCGATACTGGGACGTCCACCGGAACGACCTACCACTACCGAGTGACAGCAGTCACCAGTGGTGTCGAGTCTGACCCGTCAAGCAACGAGTCGGCACAGACGATCGAGATCGAGAGCCTGTCGGTCAGTAGCGTCTCCGATGACACTATCCAACTCTCCATTAGCGCGTCTGACCCCCCAGACGAGTTTAACATCTACCGAGCACGGTCGTCCGGATCCTCGGTAAGTGACTACGACATCGTTGGTACAACGTCATCAACACAGTTCAGCGACGGCGGTCGAACCAACGGCCGTGAATACTTCTACCGGGTGAGTGCGGTCGATCATACGGGAGAATCCGATCTCTCTACGGAAGTCGACGCGACGACCGATCTCCCGGCCCCAACGATCGGCACGATCACGGCAGGAGGCCGCGAAGCGACCGTCGGCTGGACCATCAATGACGACAACGACGAGGGCGACATCGAGGTCATCGACCCCGACCGCAGCAGTGTCGTCGACGGCCTCGACCCATCAACCGAGGAGTACACCCAGACCGACCTTCTCGACGGCGAGCCCTACAGCTACTACGTTCGCCGGGACACCGGCGATGCCGTCGAAGAGTCTGGCGTCTCCGACACGGTGATCACCGACCTCCCCGCACTCGAAGACTTCTCTGTCGCTACCGTCGACGGTCGGTTCGTCACACTCGAGGCGACCGATCCGAGCAACAACTCGAGTGGGTATCGCCTACTGCTGCGAAAGGACGGCGAGGACGGGTTCGACCAGGACGGCAGCGACTACGATCCCGTCGACGAAGGTGAGACGGTCACCTTCGAGACCACGGAATTGCTCGACGGACAGCAGTATGACGCAACCGCCGAGACGTACACGGACCACGCAACAGCGAGGGCTGACGAGTAA
- a CDS encoding fibronectin type III domain-containing protein yields the protein MAPVTFTTDLPDAEGLALDASEVETLGTLWDAALNNGEYRLEVRDDDPDGDHPDYEHEVTIAHDADLDHTIEDILAGEQYSIRIRTQTDYVTGEWLAAEEITKLVPTDPPVETDTEPTSVSIGWDDIAEFRGSYQIRRRHVTYDRDWELVGTVSDTTTSFIDETVYPDKEYEYIIRTQTQWMFADSDASETIRTADLELARRAVPPRGWHTELEHPSGTTITPQILDGAQIQPRVNALPETTIPVPKDDVHFADSYEGIPMAVWKDGDRRPVDEVEDVVAKPDRDELVGVGGTQLERRVQEDIIAEPAHELAERLIDEYTDYETEITPPDSERTEALAQDPSTAEDWHDLTEFTDLSEIPIAINDDESRPELTNSNILVDMSNDQLWDSSGSSSTSGDEYAGGSAEELDPGDMIERVAPIEIEHTIPEEYVRPAIRGQSESGNTQITLTLIDHETDEEVASQVIWAGTGSTPLFWSAPEDDGNLADLGYTDEWSSGDIPPGTYRIRLEAADFNDNSFTADLVSLHDDRYDYLFDDDTTVPSDDDPYLDGPAYKPDSESVVVDQYAAVLSVAGGTLDVEMDDTSGDQAIAISNDAVDWVEASNATTVNGEFDDLTGELFVRITLSRYGDAGEGETPRYGQEGQAVDSYELTAILDDTPIVLNRDLDGDLDEEIAAVAEDADALYEIRQDDDQTVVHWASPGQRESDRELPIEDYEVTKESRRILHATVKGGRNNVEDEEIDAVAGEAVSLEEENIITGTERVRSAEDGTRYRPNLDYQLRTGAGGLDIRESGGIADGEELVVDYEYNVSGSYEHDDYDGDPRTEIVEEIPQATTERACAQAARVLVDELHEPRYEAQLTIPAGEAIDGLLGALDLEGLPGGPLSVYEVDETPAGLELRLGSRSRVSDVVQQIQSQLAATSQRV from the coding sequence ATGGCACCAGTCACGTTCACGACCGACCTCCCCGACGCAGAGGGGTTAGCACTGGATGCATCGGAAGTCGAGACGCTGGGCACACTCTGGGATGCGGCTCTGAACAACGGTGAGTACCGCCTCGAGGTACGCGACGACGATCCCGACGGCGACCACCCCGACTACGAGCATGAGGTGACCATCGCTCACGATGCCGATCTTGATCACACCATCGAGGACATCTTAGCTGGTGAGCAGTACTCAATCCGAATCCGCACCCAGACCGACTACGTTACGGGCGAGTGGCTCGCTGCTGAGGAGATCACCAAACTGGTGCCGACCGACCCGCCTGTTGAGACAGACACCGAGCCGACATCTGTCTCAATCGGATGGGACGATATCGCAGAGTTCCGCGGCTCCTACCAGATCCGTCGCCGGCACGTGACTTACGACCGCGACTGGGAACTTGTTGGCACTGTCTCGGACACTACAACCTCGTTCATAGATGAGACCGTCTACCCGGACAAGGAGTACGAGTACATCATCCGGACGCAGACGCAGTGGATGTTCGCCGATAGTGATGCCAGCGAGACCATCCGAACCGCCGATCTCGAACTCGCTCGGCGCGCTGTTCCACCCCGCGGCTGGCACACCGAACTTGAGCACCCCTCTGGCACTACGATCACGCCACAGATCCTCGACGGCGCACAGATCCAACCGCGAGTGAACGCCCTCCCAGAGACGACGATCCCCGTCCCGAAGGACGACGTCCACTTCGCAGACTCCTACGAGGGGATCCCGATGGCGGTCTGGAAGGACGGTGACCGCCGCCCCGTCGACGAGGTCGAGGACGTCGTCGCTAAGCCCGATCGCGACGAACTGGTCGGCGTCGGTGGCACACAACTCGAGAGACGCGTCCAGGAGGACATCATCGCCGAGCCAGCACACGAGCTGGCCGAACGACTGATCGACGAGTATACCGACTACGAGACAGAGATCACACCGCCGGACAGCGAGCGCACTGAGGCACTCGCCCAGGATCCGTCGACTGCCGAGGACTGGCACGACCTGACTGAGTTCACGGACCTCTCTGAAATCCCGATCGCGATCAACGACGACGAAAGCCGGCCCGAGTTGACTAACTCGAATATCCTGGTCGACATGTCCAACGACCAGCTGTGGGATAGCAGTGGCTCATCCTCGACGTCGGGAGACGAGTACGCTGGCGGTTCCGCGGAGGAGCTCGATCCCGGCGACATGATCGAGCGCGTTGCACCGATCGAAATCGAGCACACCATTCCCGAGGAGTACGTCCGCCCCGCGATCCGCGGCCAGAGTGAGTCGGGGAACACACAGATCACGCTGACGCTCATCGACCACGAGACCGACGAAGAGGTCGCCTCGCAAGTGATTTGGGCAGGCACCGGATCCACACCCCTGTTCTGGAGCGCACCCGAGGACGACGGCAATCTGGCTGACCTCGGCTACACTGACGAGTGGAGCAGTGGCGACATCCCGCCCGGAACGTATCGCATCCGACTTGAGGCGGCGGACTTCAACGACAACTCGTTCACTGCCGATCTGGTATCGCTGCATGACGACCGCTACGACTACCTCTTTGACGACGACACGACGGTCCCCAGTGACGACGATCCGTACCTGGACGGGCCGGCGTACAAGCCGGACTCTGAGAGTGTCGTGGTCGACCAGTACGCGGCCGTCCTCTCGGTCGCCGGTGGTACGCTCGACGTCGAGATGGACGACACGTCTGGTGACCAGGCGATCGCAATTAGCAACGACGCCGTCGACTGGGTCGAGGCATCGAACGCCACGACCGTCAACGGTGAGTTCGATGACCTGACCGGAGAGTTGTTCGTCCGGATCACGCTCTCGCGCTACGGTGACGCCGGCGAGGGAGAGACACCACGCTACGGTCAGGAGGGCCAGGCCGTCGACAGTTACGAACTGACGGCGATCCTCGACGACACGCCGATCGTTCTGAACCGCGACCTCGACGGCGACCTCGACGAGGAGATCGCGGCCGTGGCCGAAGATGCCGACGCACTCTATGAGATCCGGCAGGATGACGACCAGACCGTGGTCCACTGGGCGAGTCCCGGACAACGCGAGAGCGACCGCGAGTTGCCGATCGAGGACTACGAGGTCACTAAGGAGTCCCGACGGATCCTCCACGCGACCGTCAAGGGCGGCCGCAACAACGTCGAAGACGAGGAGATTGACGCCGTCGCTGGCGAGGCGGTCTCCCTTGAGGAGGAGAACATCATCACCGGCACCGAGCGCGTTCGGAGCGCCGAGGACGGCACGCGCTACCGACCGAACCTGGACTACCAGCTGCGGACCGGTGCCGGTGGGTTGGACATCCGCGAGTCCGGCGGCATCGCCGACGGCGAGGAACTCGTGGTCGACTACGAGTACAACGTCTCGGGCAGCTACGAACACGACGACTATGACGGCGACCCGCGGACCGAGATTGTCGAGGAGATCCCGCAGGCGACGACTGAACGGGCGTGCGCGCAGGCGGCGCGCGTCCTCGTCGACGAGTTGCACGAGCCGCGCTACGAGGCACAACTCACGATCCCGGCCGGCGAGGCGATCGACGGGCTCCTCGGTGCGCTCGATCTTGAGGGTCTTCCGGGTGGCCCGCTCTCGGTCTACGAGGTCGACGAGACGCCGGCCGGACTCGAGTTGCGTCTGGGCTCTCGGAGCCGCGTCTCCGACGTCGTCCAACAGATCCAGTCGCAGCTGGCTGCGACCAGCCAGCGGGTCTGA
- a CDS encoding rhomboid family intramembrane serine protease: MGHQTTPEPAPLAETETGGEKSEETWGEALGRNPVVQTLAIMMAVSILGWSATGGQGIPDDFAVAMPVFDPWWSLITATYGHLDTAHLISNATMVAVAGGLISLYSSAIRFHLFFLTTGVLSSISQVYIADAFGTSLAVIGASGSAFALGGYIIGSVSTAGDSEKSGSFGPVAVLVLLAAGGVTIWMSPPGTAFGSHFVGVLLGLIAGRLHLLRTR, encoded by the coding sequence ATGGGCCACCAGACGACGCCAGAGCCGGCACCCCTTGCTGAGACCGAGACTGGCGGCGAGAAGTCGGAGGAGACGTGGGGCGAGGCGCTTGGCCGCAACCCGGTCGTGCAAACGCTTGCGATTATGATGGCAGTCTCTATCCTGGGGTGGAGTGCGACCGGTGGTCAGGGCATCCCCGACGACTTCGCGGTCGCGATGCCTGTCTTCGATCCCTGGTGGTCGCTCATCACCGCGACGTACGGGCACCTGGACACCGCACACCTCATTTCCAACGCGACGATGGTCGCCGTTGCCGGCGGCCTGATCTCGCTGTACTCGTCCGCGATCCGCTTCCACTTGTTCTTTCTCACGACCGGCGTTCTCTCGTCGATCAGTCAGGTCTACATCGCCGACGCCTTCGGGACATCGCTCGCCGTGATCGGTGCGAGCGGGAGTGCGTTCGCCCTGGGTGGCTACATCATCGGGTCGGTCTCCACCGCCGGCGACTCCGAGAAGAGCGGCTCGTTCGGCCCGGTTGCCGTCCTCGTGTTGCTCGCTGCTGGCGGTGTAACGATCTGGATGTCGCCGCCCGGAACGGCGTTCGGATCCCACTTCGTCGGCGTGTTGCTCGGCCTGATTGCCGGCCGACTCCATCTCCTGCGGACTCGCTGA